The genomic stretch CGTCTTCTGTTGCGTCTTCGCCTTGGAATAGTCCGCAGTCGATCAGCAGTGAATGTTCGCTATCGAGGGTCAGCTGGTGGCAGCTTCCAGTGACGCCTTTAGCTCCACCGTGGTGGGTGATGTTGAGCATTGAATTCCTTTTCGTGCTTTTTTAACGTGCTTTCTTTGAGCGATGAGGCGTTTTGGCATGTGGTGGCGTTAACGGGGCGACGGTTGCCGCCTCCGCAGGTGCCTCTTTCGCTCGTTGCTCTTGCTATTTCGTTACGCCGCGCTACGGGGTGATAGCCCCCTTCACCCTTCACCACTCACTACTCACTACTCACTACTCACTACTCACTACTCACCATTAACAACTCACCACTCACCACTCACCACTCACCAACAATCCTAATCGCGGTGGTCTTTAACGATCATGATGAGCATGCTAAGGATAAACGCGAGGAAGATGGTGATAATGGCGAAGACGCTGCTGTTGTAGAGTCGATTAGGTTCGGTAGGGTATTCCGGCATGAGCGGGCTTTGCAGCACGCTGACCTGTTTGAGCTGGCGAGCCGCCTCTAGTCGCGTGTTTTCAAGCACGGCAAGAGCGCTGGAGTAGGTTTCCTGGGCAAACTGCGCCTGTAACTCTAATGTTTGATACTCGGCTGATACTCGGTTGAGAGAATTACCCGTCGCCTGGGCTAAGCGGTCACGCTGTTCTGCAATTTGGTCACGCAGTGCCTCTATATTACGTTCAACTTGTCGAAGCTCAGCCGATTGTGAACTTTGAAAGCTGGCTAGGGCATTGCGCTGTGCCTGCAGGCGGGCAAGGTCGCCTTCTAGCGTGGCAACGACTTGGTTAATGCTTTCTACTGTGGCGGTGGGCGATACCAAGCCGTATTCGTTTTGGAAGGCGAGTAGCTGGGCGCGGGTTTCTTCAAAACGCTCTTCCAGGCGAATCATTTGCCGTTCCAAGAAAACCACCTGCTCATCGGCTAGACGGTGCCCCATTTCGTTCATGTGGTTTTCGCCCGCTTCTAGTAGCAGCGATGTCATGTCATGGGCGAATTCAGGTGTATAGCCTTGCACGCTGATATTCAAGACACCAGCATACTCATCTATCTCCACTTCGACTCGGCGAAGATAGTATTGGTGCAGGTCTTCGATGGGTACATTAGGATCACGCAGCTTGGCGAAGAAGTCGCCGTGTTCGCTGTAGTGTTGGCGGATGCCTAATTGCTCGTCTAGCAGACGCAGCATATCGACCGACAGTAAGTGCTCACGCAGTAGTAGAAGGTCGGCGGTATTGCCCGCACCACTTCCCATAAGTGAAGAAAGGCTAAAATCAGGCGTTGCCACCTGCGAGCTTTCGAGCACCACGGTAGCACGGGAAACATAACGCTCTTGCGCCCATACAAACCAGTAAAAGCTGACAAGGGCAATTGCCACTAATGCAAACGCCCAATGCGGCGATTTCTTAACAAAACGAGTGAACGATATAAACATTAATTATTTAGCCTTTAACCGGTCAACAAAACGGAGGTGCATAAGCAGCCCCAGCGCATTCAGCGAAAGTGTTACCAGCCAAAAATACGTCATACTGGTGCCATGAGTAGCTTTATAATTTTCAAAAAAGCCTAACCGTAACGTTTCCAACCCATGAGGAATAGGGTTCAGCATTAAATACTCCAGCATCCGATGAGGGAGCTGATTCAAGGGAAACAGAACTCCAGACAAGATGAGCAAGGGAAGAGACGTTATACGAATAATTTTACCCACTTCAGGCACTAGCGTCGAAGCTACAGAAACGACTAACCCCAACCCTATGCCTAGCCCCCATAACGCCAGCCAAGCTGATATTGCACGAACAGCATTATCGGGGAATAGCTCTAAACCAAGCAGTAAGCCGCCCGCAATAAAAATCAGAAATACAAAAGTACGCAGTGTACCTTCCAAGAAATTGCGTACTACGACAGGGTCAACAGGATGCACTTGACGGTATGCAAACAAAGCGCTGTTACCTTCAATCGCCCCCATGCCCCGGAGCATGCCTTCGCGTACTAAGAAAAAGCCCATCATTCCGACAATCATCCAGGGAATGAAGGGGGCATTAGCAATCAAATTATCGCCGCTGATAAAACTGCGAATACCGACCATTAAGGCAACAAGCGCAAAAGGTTCGAAAATCATCCAGAACCAGCCCATGCGGTCGCTCATGGTGCGGGAAATCGCTTCCCGCATGAACATGGCATACCACACGCTGCGGGTGACTTGCCAAGGGGTGCGCGCCCCTTTCGGGGCGCTGTGTGAGTTATTCATGATGCCGTTTCTTTTGAGGTCGAGAACTTACATGAAGGGTCTATAACAGTACGTGGCCAGGGCGGCTGGCGCCGCCTAGGGCAGGTCCGCCGCTGCGGTGCCTCTTTCGCTCGTTGTTCTCGCTCTTTCGTTACGCCGCGCTACGAGATACTGCTTACACCACTCACTATTTACCAACCACCCATCACAGATCCACTGCAACACGAGTAGCTACAGCCACTTGGTAGAGGATTTGCGTGAGCGTGGCGGCTAGCTGCAGGTTGTGGGTGGGCGCTTCTGGCATCACGAGGATTTCATCACCTGCGCGTAGCGGGGTGTTGCGGGCGTTTTCCACCGCGCCGTTTTGGCGAACCAGCAGGATGTGGTCGTCGTCGGCACGCTGGGTGAAACCACCGGCACTTTCCACGTAGTCGATCACGCTCATACCGGGGCGATAGACTGCTGCTTGGGGCACAAGCACTTCGCCGCTGATGAGGATGGAGTCGCTGATTTCAGGAATGGTGATCACATCGCCATCTTGTAGGCGAACATCGGCAATGCGGTCGTTGTAGGCCACTACCAATCGGCCGCTGGGCTCTAGCTCGCGGGCGCGTTGCACGAAGTTTTGGATCAGCTCAGCTTCTTGGGCGCGAATTTGCGCTTCTTCGTTGGTACTGGATTCTGCGCTTAGGTAGGTGGTTTCCAGGCGGCGCAGGCTATCTTCCATCGATTGCTGTTGCTGCTGTTTCACGCTTTCACGCTGTAGCGAAATGCTTTCCACGGCGGTCATGTTTTCCGGCACGGGAATGGCATCCAGCAGTTCGCTCAGGCGCGCATCTCGGGGTAACGCAAAGCGTGACGGGCCGTAGTAGCTGCCCTCTACTTCTACCACGATGGTTTCACTGCGCTGGTCGGCACTAAACACCACTTCATCGCCGCTACGAATGGTTTGAGTGTAGAACTCGTTCAGCGGGAAGTACTGGGCCATGGGGCCATCGGAACGGTTGCCTCGCAGCAGCACGTGGGAGACACCGCTTCTAAGGCGGGCAAGCTTTACCAGTTCCGCACCGCTGAGCTGGTTGCCAATAAGCTCGTAGCGATGTTCACGGTGAACATCGCCTACTACGGCAATGGCCGGGCCGCGCTCTTCCACTACGATGGTGTCGCCATCCTGGAACTGCGGGCGGGCAATGCTGCCGTTGATCAGGAAGTCGTAGAGATCCACCGTGGCGACGGTTTGGTCGTTGCGAATCACGCGGATTTGGCGATAGCTGCCTAGGTCTTGATCGATACCGCCGGCTTGGTCCAGGAAGTAGAGCACGGAGTCGTTGGGGGTGCCCGCGTAGCGGCCGGGGTTTTCTACGTAACCGGTGACGAACACTGCCACGGGCTGCACGCCCTGTACATTGGTGTATACCTGTACGTTTTCGGGGTACACCGAGGTAATCGCACCCCGCACGCGGCTATCGACCTGCTGGCTGTTTTGGCCTTCTACATTGAGCGGGCCTGAGCCGGGAATAAAGATGTTGCCCTGGGCATCCACCGGCAGCACGCGGTCAAACTCGAACGCGCCCCAGGCACGCACGGTGATCTGGTCGCCGGGTTTTACTTGGTAGTCGGCGTTTAGGCCATCGCCCATCGCCCCGCGAAAGCCGCCGGTAAACAGGTTGGCACCAAAGGGCGGCAACGCATCGGGGTTTTGCTGCGGTTGGCTAACGGGGCCGTAGGTGCCGCTACGCCAGTCGGCGCGGGGGGTGTCGTTCACTTGCTCGACGGGCTGCTGGTTGGATTGGTCTTCCGGCAGGATGGTATTGGGCAGGCTAATGCTTTGTGCCCAGGTTGCGCTGCTGGCAGCGGTGCCCAACAAAGCTAGGGATAACACCGCTACCGGGCGCGTGAGAGAAAGCCGTTTCATTACGCGTTGTACACTCATTAGTAGCGCCCTTGAGAGGTCCCTTGAGACATGGAGGATGGCGCTGTCAACGACATCGCCCCTTGCTGGCTTTCTGGCAGCAGCATGCGCTGGTTTACCCACCCGTTGGGGGTAGCGCACGTCAGCGCCGTACGGGCCGCTCCGCTGCCCTGCTCGATGACCCGCAGCTTACGGCATTCTCTACCGCTGGCGGCCAAATAGGGCGCATCTGCCACGATCTCGACGTTATCGCCCCAGGGGCTTTGCACCAGGTTGAGTACGGCACCGGCAGGCGCTTGGGCAAGAAAGCCGTTGAGGTTTTCGTCTTGCAGCGGCTTGGCGGAGTCGTTGCCTAGCACGTACTGCACCTGCTGCTGGTTGCCGCTAGGATAGGTGGCGCAGCCGCTAACCACGGCAACGCTCAAGGCGGCCAGCAGCATGCGAGCTGGCCGCGCTATAAAAAATGGGGAGTTTGACATGGTGATTTCCAATAAAAAGGCACGCTACCGCCCAGGGATTGTAACGGGCGCATTCCCTTGCCCTACGCTGTGCGGATGAAATGTAATTAACCTGCGCTATTAAAAAGCACCCAGCATTGTAAGGGATTAACTGCTGAGGCTCTACGTTGACAAACCTTGTACATTCAATTAACTCTAATTAGTGTCACTGATTTTTGCTTACCAGCAATAAAAAATCGGCCGTGCAGCCGATTCTTAATCTATCGTTAAAACAGTTAGTTAGTTTTATGAGATATTTGCTGTGCATAAATGCCCCAAAGCACTGCCAGCATGAAGGCATACATCATCACGCCGCTGTTGTGCTCCAAGAACACTTGAGTCAAACCAAAGTCCATGAACGTCACGGGAAGCAGCACCCCTGCAGTGGCTACGGCTCGCGTGGCTAGGTGGTTAGCCTGCAAGTGGCGTGCAAACAGACGCATGGGCACGAGATAAAGCGCCAGCAGCACGGCCAGCCCTACTACCCCCCGCTTGGCGAACGCATCGATGAACTCGTTATGGGCATGCCCATACTGGGCGGCTTCGGCGCTGATAACCCCCGCCTCGCCGAAGTCGGCCATTGCTTGGGCGTAACCATTGCTCCCCCAGCCGGTCAGGGGTTTTTCTTGAATGAGCTGGGAAGCACCGCGCCACATTTCGAACCGTGAGCCTACCGAGGTCGAGCGGTTTTCGCCGGAAGCGTACAGCGCCACATCACTAAAGGCTTGATGAACACGCTCTTGCACACCGATTTGCGGTACGGCATACACCGTTATTCCACCCAACACGACAGCCGCTAGCGCGGCCGCCTTCAGTTTGGTCGAAAGCTGGGTACCATAAGCCCGGTAGAGCACCAGTAGCACGATAGGAAACCCTACCCAACCGCCACGGCTACCTGAGAAAAGCGACCCCAACACACCGCCTGCCGCCCCAGCGAGTAGTAGCACTACCCAAACACCACGATAGCGCTGAATGACGGCCCATCCCAAGCCCGCCATGCACAACACGCCTAGCAGCATGCTGAGATTGCCAAACTGGATGACATGGGTATGGCCCTGGGCGCGCCCAACGCCTTCGACGAGCTTTTGCCAGCCACCCCAAGCACCCGCACTGATGCCACCCAGCGCTATGCCACTCCACAAATAGGCGAGCTTGGGTGGGTACCGCAGCACCCATAGCAGGGCGGGAATAGCCAGGATGAAACGGCTGGGCTTATCGAACCCTCGGCTGCCTTGGCCATCCCACCAGGCCTCCAGCATGCTGACCAACGCGTAGGCCACCAGCGCGGCGATGACCCAAAAATCGTGCTTGTTCAGCGCTGGCAGGCGACGGGTGATAAGTAGCCAGCAACCAGCCAGAAAGAGAATAACTGCACCGATGGAGTAGCCACTAGGAAGGATGAGGCAGACGGCCGTCAGAAGAAAAACCGCCATACTTGAGAGCTGACTGGGCAGCTCGGCGGCTCTGTTCGTGGCAGCGTGGGGAGGGTACGTCATTGAAATACGGGTCCTGGCAACGAAGAAGCACGTTAGTCAGGCAAGCGCCTGAAAAGTGCCATACTATCACACCCACTATCCCTCCCCACTCACGTGCTGATTCGCTACCACGAACGCGGATTCGTTTCATTTTCAACGACGTTGCAACTCCGTCTAATAAGCGTTTTTGTTAATGAAACCTTTGAAGACGGTGAGTACGATGATTTTCAAATCCAGCCAAAGCGACCAGTTGTCGATGTACCACAAATCGTACTCGACCCGCCGCTGCATCTTTTGCAGCGTATCGGTTTCTCCGCGCAGACCGTTGACCTGAGCCCAGCCGGTAATACCTGGCTTCACCTTATGACGGCGCATGTAAGACTCCACCAGTTCTTTGTACTGCTCGTTATGGGCCAGTGCGTGTGGACGTGGTCCGACGATAGACATGCGCCCTTGCAGCACGTTGTAAAACTGGGGCAACTCATCCAGTGAAGTGCGCCTTAAAAAGGCTCCGATTGGCGTGATGCGGCTGTCGTTCTTTTTGGCTTGGGTCACTTGGCCGGCCTCTTCTTGGTGAACACGCATCGAGCGAAATTTATACACCTTGAAGCGACGCCCGTTGGAGCCCTCGCGGTGCTGTTTGAAGAGTATCGGTCCTGGTGAGGTGAGCTTGATAGCCAGCGCAATGCCCAGACACACCGGCAAAATCATGATCGAGATGAGGGTGCCAATGATGATGTCTTCACTACGTTTGACAAAGCGCGACATACCGCTCATGGGCGATACGCTCAGGTCGATCGCGTAATGCCCGGCCACTTCGCTCATACGGTGGTTGAGCAGATGCATTTCTTCGAACGCTGGGATAAAACGCACTTCGGCGGTGTGGTTACGCAGCGCAAAAAACAGCGACCGTACGACGTGCCCCATCTCGAAGGGCACACAAATCCATACTTCGCGGGCATTCGAACGGCTGATGCGCCGGACGATGCGCTCGATGCACTCCTCGTTGACCTGTTCTTTGATACGCTCGACGCCGGCAATGGTATGCCCTTCCCAAGCGGCACTACGAATGCCCTCCGCTACGCCCAATACGTTGGTAGCTGGGCCTATCAGGAAGACCGGGCGCCGTGCACCGCCTCTCAGACGCACGTGCTGTAAGGCAAGCTGTACCAGTAACCGCGCGCCGCCTGCGACGAGAAACGAAACTGCGAGCGTCAAACCGATCCAGAGCCGAGAGTAACGGTTGGCAGCGTGAGCAAAGTAGATGAGTGACGCAGCCGTGATGCCGACAGCCACCCATACCAGCAGCAGTTTGCCTAACATCTGCCCGACGGGCGTAATACGCCAACGACGATAGCTACCGGACATGCTATTAATCACCAGCACCAGTAAACCGATGCAAATAAGCGCGAGCACGTAGCGCTCGTGCAGGTGAAATGAGCCAAACCGCATCCAGTGCGCTAACCAGCCACCCGCAAAAATCGCCAGTACATCAAAAAAGGGGAACACCACCTGAGGCGGGAAACGTTCTGAAAATGTCATGGTTTTTGGCTTACCCATTGCAGCCACCCGTTTCGCATCCATTCATCAACATGTTCATTCGCTTTGCTGCTGACTCAAAATATCGTTCACCCCTTGAGTGAACACCTGCTGGTCGCTAAAACGATGGCGTACGCTTTTGGCCTGCGCGCTCAACGCTGCCCGCTCGGCTGCGGGCAGCGTATGGAATGTTTCAATGGCCGCGACCAAACCATCGACACCACCTTCATAAAAGTACCCGTTCTTGCCCTCTTGAAGGTACTCCTGGGCGGCGTGCAACTGCGCGTTGGCAATGACCGGGACACCACAGGCCAAGGCCTCGACAGCTACCAACCCAAAGCTCTCTCGTAACGAGGGAAATACGAAGACGGAAAAATCGGACAGCACCTCCGGCAACTGCTCTCTAGGTAATGCGCCTTTGAACGTGGTGATATCGGCTACGCCGAGCTTATGCGCCAACTGCGCTAGGGCTGCTCGCTGAGAGCCATCTCCCACTAGCACCAAACGCTTGTTGGGGATGTCCAGCTTAGCGAAGGCTTCCAGCAGCGTTTGGCAGTTCTTGCCTGGCTCTAAGCGAGATACACAGCCCACGATGAAGGCATCGTCGAGGGCTGGTTCGTAGGCGCGCAGCGGAGCTGCAAATAGCTCGCCAACGCTGTCTGGATAGACTTTGATGATGCGCGCCAATGGCACCTTCAACCGCGCATGGATTTCATGCCGAAAATGCTCCGAAGGCGCAACGCACAGGTCGACGCTACTTTTTAGCCGATCGAACAGCCCACGAAACACGCTAGAACCGGCAATCTGCGCCAGATCCGTCCCGTGGAAACGCAGCACTAGGTAAAAGTGCTTGGGTTTCATTAGGGCCAGTAGGTAGAGCAGCGGCAAAAAATAGACCGGATAGTGAACCTCTAGCAACGTCCCTGCAGGCTTGTTGCGTAGCGAAAGCGCGCAGCGTACCAGTAAGTCGGTATACAGCCTGATTTTGCTGAGCTTACTGGTGGGCTTTTCGCGGATGGCCACCTTCTCTACGTTTTCGCTGCCCAACGCTTGCCGCCACGCCTGCTCGGTCGATTTGACGAAGGTGCCATAATGCGGGGCCGCGTGGGTGGGGTACAGGTTCGTCCATAACAATAGACGCTTCATGAGGTGCGCCCTTTCAATCCAAGATGCTCGGCAATACGCCGACCTAGCGCGTTGTCTTGGCTTGTTCGTTCGAGTGGTTCGGCACCAACAGGCGCGTGGACCAACGTATCCAGCGCATTGAAAAGAGCCTGCTTATCCTCACAAAACGCCAGTGACGGGTATTGGCCGGCAAATGCCTGAGCCGTATCGCGCTGGTGGTCGTTACGATGCTCGCCTAACGCGTATTGACGGGGCATGAACACGCCACGTTTGCCGTGGTCGAGGCAGGACAGAATACTGCCCATCCCAGCGTGCGAGACGATGCCCTGCGCTTGGCAAAACCAATGATAGTACTCATCGCTCGAGAGCGTTTTGAAAAGCTGCATGTCAGGGTGAACAAAACGGCTATCTTCGCCTACTTGCGCAACGACTTTGCCTGAGTAGCCGCGCTGGTCGCGCCACTCTGCGAAGTGTTCCAGCAAGCGGTCGAAAGGTAGCTGGGTGCCGACGGTAATGAAGATCATAGGACTTTCCCCCAGTAGCGCACGCGCTTGTCCTTGGCCGCCAGATGTTCCCATTGGGTCAGGCAAACATCGCAAAAAAAGCGCGCTATTTTGCCTGAAAAAGAGAGCTGCTGATAATTGGCCATGCTGTCGACCCAAATGACCTGCTTACCCATCACTTTCGCGAGAAAGCAGAGCAGCAGGCCTGGCAGTGCTCCAGTGGAGATCACCACATCTGGCTTGGCCGCTCTCAACACTCTGACGGATTGCCACAGCGCAGAGCACAGCGCCTTGATGCCGCTACCCCGGTGTATGTTTGGGCAACAATGCGCCGGGGTATCCTCCACGACGAGTCCGGGCTCCGTACTGGCAAAACTAAACGCCACGTCATGTTGCTCGGTTTCTTGCGCAAGCTGGGCGTACAGCCGCTTGAGCTGTATGAAATGGCCTCCAAAAGAGCCTACTAACAGAATGTTCACGCTTCCTCCTTGAAGGTCGGCAGCCGGGTTTTGAGTTGATAGAGGTAGCCGATCAGTAGCGCTGTTGCGCTTGAGGCAATACCTGAATTGACGACGTGTCCCGCCGCAAGACTCACCCCAATGACCGTGATGATGAGCAGCCAAAAGCTCATGCCGTACCTTGGCTGCCGCTTGAGTAGCTGTGTAGCCCAGACGGCCCCTAGCAGCCAAGGCAGGTAAAAGAGTACGCCACCTATGACGCCAAAGCTGATGAAGACATCGATCAGATCTATCTCTACCAGAGAGCCCCGCACGGCCAGCAGGTGATCGACGCCTACACCAAACAGCACATCCCAAAACCCAAAGGGTACGACGACCAGCTCGACGGCTTCACCTAAAAACGAGAGTCGTCCGCTCAGCAAAGCTCCCCAAAAGCCGCCATGCAGCTTGTAGAGAAAAAGCATTCGATCCAACAGCCCGGCGGCTTGAATGAACTGGTAGCCGAAGACGATGACCGCCGCGCCACCCACCAACGTGATCAAGTACACGGTGGGGATGCGCCTTACTTTGAAGTAGCCATTGTGGATCAGTGCGAATACGAACACCATGCAGATCCCCAGCATGGCTACTTTGGTGGCTTTCATCAGGAAAAACAGCAGGAATAGACCGAACACCAACGTCAGGCTTCCAGCGCCACGCGTTTCGGCCAAGCGAAACAGCACGATACTGGCCGACGCGAGCATCAAATAGCTCATTTCATTGCCTGCGATGATGAAACCTTTTCCACCGATCCCACCGGCATACTGCGATTCGCCAACGCCTAACACGCCCAACGAGACGTTCACAGACATGACGATGAAGTAAAACAGCATCAGTCCTGCCAGTTTTTGCAGGCTCCAAAAGCCCTCTGGCTGCTTAGCCTCGCCTACCAGATAGAACAGCAGCGCTAAGGTCAGCAATCCCCGCACCGCCCAGGTAACGCTTTCTATCGCGTGCCCATAGTTCATTACCTGATAGAACAAACACAGGGCCATTAGCGCTGCGCAAAGCAGTAGATATAAAAACTGCTTCACGTGATAGATCATCAGCACGACCAATAGCGCAACGAACCCCAGCGTTTTGTATGGCGCGGAGATGCTGGGCAGAGATACGCTTTGGTAATAGAGGTAGCCGTTGAGTGTATCGACCAACGGCCATGCCATGAGAAAACATAGCAACAGCAAGTCGATACACCGTTTTAGTTTCATATCCATCGCTGGCTCCGGCGGCAATGAGTGCGTTAACGCCCTCTCATTACTGGGCGCGCCGATAAGCAGCTGCCACTTGCGTGACGAATACGCTGAAGACGGCGGCTAAAGGTGCCAATAGCAGTGCCACGAGCACACCGAATGCCAGAATAAAAGTTTTGCCGATCCCCACCGGTTCGAGACTTTGCACGGCGAGTTGGGTGGAGTCACCAGGATTGATGCTCTCGATACGACGTTCGAGTTGCAGCGTTTTCTCGAAGAAAGAAGCTTCCAGCTCGCGTGCGCTTTCGCTGCTGGAGGCCCGAGCAGCCTCTAGTGCTTGCGAGTACGCTTGCTGTTGGGCGTCGAGCCCCGCCATTAATTCTTCTACCAGTTGCTGCTGATCTTGCTTGATAGCGTTTACCAGCCCTTCGTGAAATTGTTCGATCATGGGCTGGTGGACCTCTTCCGATTCGCTGAGAATACGTAGCAACAACGTATTGCTGGGGTTCGTCACGTCGATATCGAATGGAATCCCTTCTACGCTTTCATCTTCCAGTAGTTGTCTACGTTGCTGCTCGATGAAGACGTTTTCTAATTTGGCGATGACTTCTTCAGGCGTTTCGAGCCCTTCTCGCTCGCCCTCCAACGTTTCATAAGACGCCACCGCATACATGGTGGCAAAACCATATTTGACCGGTTTTAACCAAAGAGCGGCCAGCGTCAGCAGCATGACACACGCTATGCAGGCTAGCATGATCTTCCACTGTTTCAGCAGAAGCACGACGAACCCTACCAGCGTCATGTCTTCTGGCGTGGTCGCCCCACTTTCCTGTGAGTCCATTCCTTTCCCCCTCATTCCTACTCTCCATTCATCGCATCGATATGATTACAGTCGGTCTTTTGCGTTTTATTGCCGAGTATTCCCTTCAGGCACTCGGCTTTATTATCTTGGGTTAGCGTCCCACACCGTAATACGTAATGCCTCTTTTCGACATACGTTTTGGATCGAACAAGTTGCGACCGTCGACGATCACCGGTTGAGATAGCGTTGCTTTGATCAACTCAAAATCTGGCGCTTTGAAAGATTGCCAGTCGGTCACGATCACTAGAACATCGGCATTTTTTAGCGCGCCTTCTTTCGTTCCACACAAGGTTAAATCATCACGATGGCCATAAATTCGCTGCGCTTCTTCCATGGCTTCAGGATCGTACGCTTGTACTTTAGCGCCCGCCTGCCATAAAGATTCCATGACTACACGGCTGGGGGCTTCTCGCATATCGTCGGTATTCGGCTTGAAGGCCAGTCCCCACAACGCCACGACTTTACCTTCCAGTGCGCCGTCGAAGTGGCGGTTAATTTTTTCGAACAGGGTATTTTTTTGCAGCTGATTGCGCTCTTCGACCGCTTTTAGCACTTTGGCGTCGAAGGCGATACTTTCAGCCGTGCGTATCAGCGCCTGCACGTCTTTTGGGAAACAGGAGCCTCCGTAGCCCGCGCCAGGATATATAAAGTGGTAGCCAATACGAGGGTCGCTGCCAATGCCTTGGCGTACCATTTCAATGTCGGCGTCCAAGCGCTCGGCAAGATTCGCCATCTCGTTCATGAAGCTGATCTTCGTAGCCAGCATACAGTTAGCCGCGTACTTCGTTAGCTCGGCACTACGCACGTCCATGGTGATGATTTTGTCATGGTTACGGTTAAACGGTGCGTAGAGCTCACGCATGATATCGATGGTTGCATCGTTCGTAGTGCCAATGATGATACGGTCAGGCTTCTTGCAATCGGATACCGCACTTCCCTCTTTCAAAAACTCGGGGTTGGATACCACGTCGAACGACAGATTTGTTTGCCGTTTGGCTAACACTTCTTCTACCACGGCAGTCACTTTATCCGCCGTGCCGACGGGCACCGTGGACTTGTTGACGATGACCACCGGTTTTTCAATATGCGTCGCGATGGTCTCGGCTACCTTCAGAACGTATTTCAAATCGGCGCTGCCATCTTCGTCTGGTGGCGTGCCAACCGCGATGAACTGTACCTCTCCGTGCTTGACGCCTTCTTCAGCCTGGGTGGTAAACGTCAGCCTGCCTGCTGCGTAGTTCTCTTTGACGAGAGCTTCGAGCCCTGGCTCATAAATAGGAATGACACCCTGCTCTAAACGCGCGACTTTTTCAGCATCGACATCGACACACACGACGTTGTGACCCACATCCGCCAGAACGGCACCTTGCACCAGCCCTACATAGCCTGTTCCAAACACGGTTACGTTCATACTTTCCCTATCAACTCACATAGTTCGTTAATGAACACAGCCGGACGCGGTGTTTTCAAACATCGGCTGGCAGCGATAAACGTTGACTATCATACTGTTTATCAGCAACGCTGTAATGCTATGCCAACTTTTGTGATGGTACAGCTTGATTGTCAGGCACAGACATCTCGCCAGCGAGATGAATTTTCTAGTTTTTAAGCATAAAAAACCGGCCCCATGAGGGGCCGGTTCATTATCTACTACAGGAGTTACAACTTTAAGCTTGGTTTAACCAAGGCTTAGAAGTGGTAACGAGCACCTGTCAGGTAGTACAGGTCATCGCCGTCAGCATTGATTTCAGAGTTAGTGCCATCCAGTGTTACGTTGATGGACTGCTGATCAGGCTGCTGCAGCTCTAGGAATACGTCAAAGTTGCTGGAAACTTTGTAGTAAGAACCCAGGGCCCAAGAAGTACGGCTGTCAGCACCTTGGCCATCCGGATCTACGTCGTAGATGTCACCAGTGAAGGCC from Halomonas meridiana encodes the following:
- a CDS encoding chain-length determining protein, translating into MFISFTRFVKKSPHWAFALVAIALVSFYWFVWAQERYVSRATVVLESSQVATPDFSLSSLMGSGAGNTADLLLLREHLLSVDMLRLLDEQLGIRQHYSEHGDFFAKLRDPNVPIEDLHQYYLRRVEVEIDEYAGVLNISVQGYTPEFAHDMTSLLLEAGENHMNEMGHRLADEQVVFLERQMIRLEERFEETRAQLLAFQNEYGLVSPTATVESINQVVATLEGDLARLQAQRNALASFQSSQSAELRQVERNIEALRDQIAEQRDRLAQATGNSLNRVSAEYQTLELQAQFAQETYSSALAVLENTRLEAARQLKQVSVLQSPLMPEYPTEPNRLYNSSVFAIITIFLAFILSMLIMIVKDHRD
- a CDS encoding ABC transporter permease — encoded protein: MNNSHSAPKGARTPWQVTRSVWYAMFMREAISRTMSDRMGWFWMIFEPFALVALMVGIRSFISGDNLIANAPFIPWMIVGMMGFFLVREGMLRGMGAIEGNSALFAYRQVHPVDPVVVRNFLEGTLRTFVFLIFIAGGLLLGLELFPDNAVRAISAWLALWGLGIGLGLVVSVASTLVPEVGKIIRITSLPLLILSGVLFPLNQLPHRMLEYLMLNPIPHGLETLRLGFFENYKATHGTSMTYFWLVTLSLNALGLLMHLRFVDRLKAK
- a CDS encoding polysaccharide biosynthesis/export family protein, which produces MSVQRVMKRLSLTRPVAVLSLALLGTAASSATWAQSISLPNTILPEDQSNQQPVEQVNDTPRADWRSGTYGPVSQPQQNPDALPPFGANLFTGGFRGAMGDGLNADYQVKPGDQITVRAWGAFEFDRVLPVDAQGNIFIPGSGPLNVEGQNSQQVDSRVRGAITSVYPENVQVYTNVQGVQPVAVFVTGYVENPGRYAGTPNDSVLYFLDQAGGIDQDLGSYRQIRVIRNDQTVATVDLYDFLINGSIARPQFQDGDTIVVEERGPAIAVVGDVHREHRYELIGNQLSGAELVKLARLRSGVSHVLLRGNRSDGPMAQYFPLNEFYTQTIRSGDEVVFSADQRSETIVVEVEGSYYGPSRFALPRDARLSELLDAIPVPENMTAVESISLQRESVKQQQQQSMEDSLRRLETTYLSAESSTNEEAQIRAQEAELIQNFVQRARELEPSGRLVVAYNDRIADVRLQDGDVITIPEISDSILISGEVLVPQAAVYRPGMSVIDYVESAGGFTQRADDDHILLVRQNGAVENARNTPLRAGDEILVMPEAPTHNLQLAATLTQILYQVAVATRVAVDL
- a CDS encoding DVU3141 family protein, whose translation is MSNSPFFIARPARMLLAALSVAVVSGCATYPSGNQQQVQYVLGNDSAKPLQDENLNGFLAQAPAGAVLNLVQSPWGDNVEIVADAPYLAASGRECRKLRVIEQGSGAARTALTCATPNGWVNQRMLLPESQQGAMSLTAPSSMSQGTSQGRY
- a CDS encoding O-antigen ligase, with product MTYPPHAATNRAAELPSQLSSMAVFLLTAVCLILPSGYSIGAVILFLAGCWLLITRRLPALNKHDFWVIAALVAYALVSMLEAWWDGQGSRGFDKPSRFILAIPALLWVLRYPPKLAYLWSGIALGGISAGAWGGWQKLVEGVGRAQGHTHVIQFGNLSMLLGVLCMAGLGWAVIQRYRGVWVVLLLAGAAGGVLGSLFSGSRGGWVGFPIVLLVLYRAYGTQLSTKLKAAALAAVVLGGITVYAVPQIGVQERVHQAFSDVALYASGENRSTSVGSRFEMWRGASQLIQEKPLTGWGSNGYAQAMADFGEAGVISAEAAQYGHAHNEFIDAFAKRGVVGLAVLLALYLVPMRLFARHLQANHLATRAVATAGVLLPVTFMDFGLTQVFLEHNSGVMMYAFMLAVLWGIYAQQISHKTN